One window of Phocoena phocoena chromosome 13, mPhoPho1.1, whole genome shotgun sequence genomic DNA carries:
- the HPS4 gene encoding BLOC-3 complex member HPS4, whose protein sequence is MATSTSTETASASWWNYFFLYDGSKVKGEGDPTRAAICYFFPPQTLLDQQELLCGQIAGVVHCISDISGSPPTIVRLRKLKFAIKVDGDYLWVLGCAVELPDVSCKQLLDQLIGFFNFYNGPVSLAYKSCSREELSGEWDTFIDQILRNTGDLHKIFNSLWNLDRTKVEPLLLLKAALILQTCQRSPHVLAGCILYKGLIVSTQLPPSVTAKVLLHRAVRRDQRKPLGGDALQEHGAALPPNVQIVPVFLTEEEAVSLREFPREPTTSTLASPARLPEPPAQRPPKGLNTSAPKENAPRHVESTARISATSPEPTSPDVTWPNGRGENGHWSGCDLKSTKPPTPHHAAGGRGPGLGLSLVKETGLSRGEEELDLSEIHVPEAQDTGASLGYSASDGGPPGCRASVSDSGNPGSQPPEALPVGTAVGGPLPPSTAEMLTQNGALERPRDLPGNSSQAPVPRDHLLSPRSGPLPSPCLDSRQTGSQLPVGEQGEGRSASSPERASGSADPPGDGPSADRTGSRATPVSLARLVRMNLYTHSVRALALLLLAEEPLLGDGAAVEDVYHGSLASLNGLEVHLNETLPRDQAAPTARTYGFAHYDRVQNVLAANLPQVATAQDRRFLQAVSLMHSDFARLPALYEVTIRNASTAVYACCSPVQETYFQQLAPAGRSSGFPSAQDSTFSLPGKAKQKLLKHGVNLL, encoded by the exons ATGGCCACCTCCACCTCGACAGAGACCGCGTCAGCCTCCTG gtggaattattttttcctttatgatgGTTCCAAGGTGAAGGGAGAAGGAGATCCAACCAGAGCTGCCATCTGTTACTTTTTCCCCCCTCAG ACCCTGCTTGACCAACAGGAGCTGCTCTGTGGACAGATCGCCGGGGTTGTCCACTGCATTTCTGACATTTCCGGCTCTCCTCCCACCATCGTCCGTCTGCGGAAACTTAAGTTCGCCATAAAGGTTGACGGCGATTACCTTTGG GTGCTGGGCTGTGCTGTTGAGCTCCCTGATGTCAGCTGCAAGCAGCTTCTGGATCAGCTCATCGGCTTCTTTAATTTTTACAATGGGCCTGTTTCTCTGGCCTACAAG AGCTGCTCTCGGGAAGAACTGAGCGGAGAGTGGGACACCTTCATTGACCAGATCCTGAGAAACACCGGTGACCTGCATAAGATATTCAACTCCCTCTGGAACCTGGACCGAACGAAA GTGGAGCCCCTGCTGTTGCTGAAGGCGGCCCTCATTCTGCAGACCTGCCAGCGCTCGCCCCATGTTCTAGCCGGCTGCATCCTCTATAAGGGGCT GATCGTTAGCACCCAGCTCCCACCCTCTGTCACAGCCAAGGTTCTGCTTCATCGAGCTGTACGTCGGGACCAG AGAAAACCTCTAGGAGGGGATGCCCTGCAGGAACATG GAGCAGCACTCCCTCCAAACGTCCAGATTGTGCCTGTTTTCCTGACCGAAGAGGAAGCTGTCAGTCTCCGTGAGTTCCCCCGGGAGCCCACGACCAG CACTCTGGCATCTCCAGCCAGACTCCCGGAGCCCCCAGCCCAGCGCCCTCCAAAGGGTTTGAACACATCTGCCCCGAAAGAAAACGCCCCCAGACACGTGGAATCCACGGCTCGGATCTCAGCAACCAGCCCTGAGCCCACGTCTCCTGACGTCACCTGGCCAAATGGCAGGGGGGAAAACGGACACTGGTCAGGCTGTGATCTGAAGAGCACCAAGCCCCCAACACCGCACCACGCCgccgggggccgggggcctgggctCGGCCTCTCCCTGGTGAAGGAAACCGGTTTGTCCAGGGGGGAAGAGGAACTGGACTTGTCTGAAATCCACGTTCCAGAAGCTCAGGACACGGGAGCATCCTTGGGTTATTCTGCCTCTGATGGCGGGCCTCCTGGCTGCAGGGCATCTGTCAGTGACTCTGGCAACCCCGGAAGCCAGCCACCCGAGGCCCTGCCTGTGGGCACAGCTGTGGgcggccccctccctccctccactgctGAGATGCTCACCCAGAATGGAGCCCTGGAACGGCCCAGAGACCTTCCTGGCAACAGCAGCCAAGCCCCCGTCCCCAGGGACCACCTCCTCAGCCCGAGGAGCGGGCCGTTGCCGTCGCCTTGCTTGGATTCGAGGCAGACGGGGTCTCAGCTGCCCGTGGGGGAACAAGGCGAGGGCCGCTCAGCCTCCAGCCCGGAACGCGCCTCGGGCTCGGCAGACCCCCCAGGCGACGGCCCCTCCGCAGACAGAACCGGATCCAGGGCGACCCCCGTGTCCCTCGCGCGGCTCGTGCGGATGAACCTCTACACTCACAGCGTCAGAGCCCTGGCACTGTTGCTGCTGGCCGAGGAGCCGCTGCTGGGAGATGGCGCGGCCGTCGAGGACGTG TACCACGGCAGCCTGGCGTCCCTCAATGGGCTGGAGGTGCACCTGAACGAGACGCTGCCCCGGGACCAGGCGGCCCCCACGGCCAGAACCTATGGCTTCGCGCACTATGACCGCGTCCAGAACGTGCTGGCGG CCAACCTGCCACAGGTGGCCACAGCCCAGGACCGCCGCTTCCTCCAGGCCGTCAGCCTGATGCATTCCGACTTCGCCCGGCTGCCCGCGCTGTACGAAGTAACCATCAG GAATGCCTCCACGGCTGTGTACGCCTGCTGCAGCCCCGTCCAGGAAACCTATTTCCAGCAGCTGGCGCCGGCGGGGCGGAGCTCCGGCTTCCCGAGTGCGCAGGACAGCACCTTCAGCCTCCCGGGCAAAGCCAAGCAGAAGCTGCTGAAGCACGGGGTGAACTTACTTTGA